A region from the bacterium genome encodes:
- the selA gene encoding L-seryl-tRNA(Sec) selenium transferase, whose protein sequence is AVLLALNALCSGKEVIVSRGQLIEIGGSFRLPDVMKKSGAIMREVGTTNKTRLKDYQQAITENTGALFVAHTSNYRVLGFTEEAELAELASMAHAQGFPLIHDLGGGVLLDLQRYRLPYEPLVQDSLAAGTDVVTFSGDKVLGGPQAGLIVGKRTYIEQIHQNPIMRAVRCDKLVFAAMEATLRLYFNPETVAEENRTLFMISEPVEQVQKRAQTLLHALGGAAQRLWSADAKGTFGQIGSGALPLEKISSWAVVLTPPARKAGKLAQLLRECTPGIVGYVQDDRVFLDMRTVSDEEAQSMAGVINQLAESLTQR, encoded by the coding sequence AGCGGTGTTGCTCGCCTTGAATGCGCTCTGCTCCGGCAAAGAGGTGATCGTTTCCCGGGGTCAACTGATCGAGATCGGCGGGTCATTCAGGCTGCCGGATGTGATGAAAAAAAGCGGCGCCATCATGAGAGAGGTGGGCACGACCAATAAAACTCGGCTTAAAGATTACCAGCAGGCGATCACCGAAAACACCGGTGCACTGTTTGTCGCCCACACTTCAAATTACCGGGTGTTGGGATTCACTGAGGAGGCTGAACTGGCGGAGCTGGCATCGATGGCGCACGCCCAGGGCTTTCCGCTCATCCACGATCTAGGCGGAGGAGTGCTGCTCGATCTGCAGCGTTACCGGCTTCCTTATGAGCCCCTGGTGCAGGACAGCCTGGCTGCAGGAACAGATGTGGTCACATTTAGCGGCGACAAGGTGCTGGGCGGTCCTCAGGCAGGCCTTATTGTGGGCAAGCGCACATATATCGAACAAATTCATCAAAACCCGATCATGCGCGCCGTTCGCTGCGATAAACTGGTCTTTGCCGCTATGGAAGCCACCTTGCGGCTCTATTTCAATCCGGAGACCGTTGCGGAAGAGAACCGCACTCTGTTTATGATCAGTGAACCCGTGGAGCAGGTGCAAAAACGAGCGCAAACCCTGCTCCACGCTCTGGGCGGAGCTGCACAAAGGCTATGGTCCGCGGATGCCAAGGGGACCTTCGGCCAGATCGGCAGCGGTGCGCTTCCTCTGGAAAAAATCTCCAGCTGGGCTGTCGTTTTAACCCCGCCGGCACGCAAGGCAGGCAAACTGGCGCAATTGCTGCGCGAGTGTACGCCGGGAATTGTCGGCTACGTACAGGATGATCGAGTGTTTCTCGATATGCGCACGGTCAGTGATGAAGAGGCTCAGAGCATGGCGGGTGTTATTAACCAGCTGGCCGAAAGCCTCACCCAGCGGTGA
- a CDS encoding fatty acid--CoA ligase: MSQPIRQTWLAYDYPLLIKQLFLAPVIEQPDQEIVYRDKYRFTYRQFQDRVRRLAAGLISLGIKTGDTVAVMDWDSHRYLEAYYAVPMIGAVLHTINVRLSLEQLIYTIDHAEDDIILVNAEFLPLLEQIKGRIDNVKQFVLINDAETTPACSISFVEEYEHLLANSEPLEEFPEFDENTRATTFYTTGTTGLPKGVFFSHRQLVLHTLATTASLSSTALTCRFHREDVYMPLTPMFHVHAWGLPYIATMLGVKQVYPGRYAPDMLLKLLAVEKVTFSHCVPTILNMLLKDPLAKEVDLSRWKVVIGGAALPKSLALAALRRGIDVFAGYGLSETCPVLCLAQITAAQAQLDLEGQAELRSRTGSPAALVRLQVVNEKGELVPKDDKTCGEIVVRTPWLTPGYLKDSKNSEKLWANGWLHTQDVASWNAIGSIRITDRIKDVIKIGGEWLSSLEMEDILCAHPAVAEAAVIGQADLNWGEIPLALIVLKPEAQAADRELALHVKKYVDQGILVREALLIKSKVVPSLEKTSVGKIDKVALRKKYLS; encoded by the coding sequence TATCGGTTCACCTACCGGCAGTTCCAGGACCGAGTGCGGCGTCTGGCTGCCGGATTGATCTCTCTGGGCATCAAGACCGGCGACACTGTGGCAGTCATGGATTGGGACAGCCATCGGTACCTGGAAGCTTACTATGCCGTGCCCATGATCGGTGCAGTGTTGCACACCATCAATGTGCGGTTGAGTCTGGAGCAACTGATCTATACTATCGATCATGCTGAGGATGATATCATCCTGGTTAATGCCGAGTTTTTACCGCTGTTGGAGCAGATTAAAGGCCGGATCGATAACGTCAAACAATTTGTTCTGATTAATGACGCCGAGACTACCCCAGCCTGCTCCATTTCGTTTGTGGAGGAATATGAGCATCTGCTGGCAAATTCTGAACCTCTGGAGGAGTTTCCTGAATTTGATGAGAACACTCGGGCGACTACTTTTTACACCACCGGCACCACCGGCCTGCCTAAGGGGGTCTTCTTCAGCCACCGTCAATTGGTATTGCATACCCTTGCCACCACAGCGTCGCTGAGTTCGACCGCCTTGACCTGTCGGTTCCATCGCGAAGATGTGTACATGCCTCTGACACCCATGTTTCATGTGCATGCGTGGGGGCTGCCCTACATCGCCACGATGCTGGGAGTCAAACAGGTCTATCCCGGACGTTATGCGCCGGACATGCTGCTTAAACTGCTGGCAGTGGAAAAGGTCACCTTCAGCCATTGTGTGCCGACCATCCTGAACATGCTCCTCAAGGATCCTTTGGCCAAGGAGGTGGATCTGAGCAGATGGAAGGTGGTTATCGGCGGCGCTGCACTACCGAAATCCCTCGCCTTGGCCGCACTGCGGCGCGGCATCGATGTGTTCGCCGGATATGGGCTGTCCGAAACCTGTCCGGTGCTGTGTTTGGCTCAGATCACCGCCGCTCAAGCGCAATTAGATCTGGAAGGTCAGGCGGAATTGCGCTCCCGCACCGGTTCTCCTGCTGCCCTGGTTCGCCTGCAGGTGGTCAATGAAAAAGGCGAACTGGTCCCCAAGGATGACAAGACTTGCGGCGAAATCGTTGTGCGCACGCCCTGGCTGACGCCAGGGTACCTGAAGGACAGTAAAAATTCTGAAAAGTTATGGGCAAACGGATGGCTGCATACGCAAGATGTGGCTTCGTGGAATGCCATCGGTTCAATCCGCATCACCGACCGCATCAAGGATGTTATTAAAATCGGAGGCGAATGGCTCTCCTCTCTGGAGATGGAAGACATTCTCTGCGCCCATCCAGCTGTGGCTGAGGCGGCGGTCATCGGCCAGGCGGACTTGAATTGGGGGGAGATACCATTGGCGCTGATTGTGCTCAAGCCCGAGGCGCAGGCCGCGGACCGAGAATTGGCTTTGCATGTTAAAAAATATGTGGATCAGGGGATTTTAGTACGCGAAGCGCTGCTGATCAAGAGCAAAGTGGTGCCTTCCCTGGAGAAAACTAGTGTCGGTAAAATCGACAAAGTGGCATTGCGGAAAAAATATTTGAGCTAA